The following proteins are co-located in the Methanobacterium alcaliphilum genome:
- a CDS encoding TOBE domain-containing protein, translating into MAHARNKPEYSLNINGKTLIMDSTRFELLKKIDKCGSIMGASKKTGIPYRSALKYIEVMEETVGHGVVFTTRGGRGGGGGSKLSSLGKKIIKEYTKINKVLQKVSDLNELPGRVKNIDNEKKVMHIDFSGQDIILPLSRDFNVDDDVTLLISPEDIIVMLKPQESSIRNIMPGQIIGLKLNEGMVRLEVILSNESSLDVDVTQYSKEKLGLDLGKNIFIGFKAVSISIVNN; encoded by the coding sequence ATGGCCCACGCACGAAATAAACCAGAGTATAGTCTGAATATAAATGGGAAGACCCTGATTATGGACAGTACCCGCTTTGAATTATTAAAAAAAATTGATAAATGTGGCTCAATAATGGGTGCCTCCAAAAAAACAGGAATTCCCTACCGATCTGCATTAAAATATATTGAAGTAATGGAAGAAACAGTTGGCCATGGTGTTGTTTTCACCACCAGAGGTGGACGTGGTGGAGGAGGGGGAAGTAAATTATCCAGTTTAGGTAAAAAAATAATTAAAGAATATACTAAAATTAATAAAGTTTTGCAAAAAGTCTCTGACTTAAATGAGTTACCGGGACGTGTGAAAAACATTGACAATGAAAAAAAAGTAATGCATATTGATTTTAGTGGACAAGATATTATTTTACCTTTAAGCCGGGACTTCAATGTAGATGATGATGTTACATTATTAATAAGTCCTGAAGATATTATCGTAATGCTTAAACCCCAAGAATCAAGCATTAGAAATATCATGCCCGGTCAGATTATTGGATTAAAATTAAATGAAGGAATGGTGCGCCTTGAAGTAATTTTAAGCAATGAATCCAGCCTTGATGTAGATGTTACCCAATATTCTAAGGAAAAGTTAGGATTAGACTTAGGCAAAAATATTTTTATTGGATTTAAAGCTGTTTCAATATCGATTGTGAATAATTAA
- a CDS encoding indolepyruvate ferredoxin oxidoreductase subunit alpha: MRIDVDEEKCTGCGKCEQICPKGGKIWHINKTAHASDLEYCHVCTLCAGICPVGAIRVLRDTDVEKEKENQKE, from the coding sequence ATGAGGATAGATGTGGATGAAGAAAAATGCACAGGTTGTGGAAAATGTGAACAAATTTGCCCCAAAGGGGGTAAAATATGGCACATAAATAAAACTGCCCATGCTTCCGATCTTGAATATTGTCACGTTTGCACATTATGTGCTGGTATTTGCCCTGTTGGCGCTATAAGAGTTTTAAGGGATACAGATGTCGAAAAAGAAAAGGAAAACCAAAAAGAGTAG
- the hisB gene encoding imidazoleglycerol-phosphate dehydratase HisB yields MSKKKRKTKKSRETSETSIDISLDLDGNGKYEVETGVEFFDHMLESFTRHGFFDLEIKAQGDIGVDDHHTVEDVGILLGEAFNESVGDKQGIVRIAHSIVPMDEALATVAVDISGRSYCVVDIEFTKAKVGDLSTENVEHFLESFASSARININASVEGINDHHQIEALFKALSRALKDAVKIEHDQIPSTKGTL; encoded by the coding sequence ATGTCGAAAAAGAAAAGGAAAACCAAAAAGAGTAGAGAAACTTCCGAAACGTCCATTGATATTTCATTAGATTTAGATGGGAATGGAAAGTACGAAGTTGAAACAGGCGTGGAATTTTTTGACCACATGTTAGAATCATTTACCAGACATGGATTTTTTGACCTTGAAATTAAAGCCCAAGGAGATATAGGGGTTGACGATCACCATACAGTAGAAGATGTGGGTATTTTATTAGGGGAAGCCTTTAATGAATCAGTTGGAGATAAACAAGGGATAGTAAGAATTGCTCATTCTATTGTTCCCATGGATGAAGCATTGGCTACAGTTGCAGTAGATATTAGCGGCAGAAGTTACTGTGTAGTGGACATAGAGTTTACTAAAGCCAAAGTAGGTGATTTATCCACAGAAAACGTGGAACACTTTTTAGAATCATTTGCCAGCAGCGCCAGAATTAATATAAATGCCAGTGTTGAAGGTATTAATGATCACCACCAGATTGAAGCTCTATTTAAAGCTCTATCAAGAGCTTTAAAGGATGCTGTAAAAATAGAACATGACCAGATACCCAGCACAAAAGGAACTCTGTAA